From a single Desulfobulbaceae bacterium DB1 genomic region:
- a CDS encoding type VI secretion system protein ImpG: MDDTFLSYYEQELTYIREMGAEFAKKYPKIAGRLLLEPDKSEDPHTERLIEAFAFICGRIHQKIDNDFPQITESLLGIIYPHYVNPIPSMTVVQFQPVMPNITETGYEIPKKIKLLSKPVKGVPCHFITGMPVTIWPVEITAAGFKDPVELKNEAQQAIRIELKITNGFSLAELEWQSLRFFLNGQSHHIYHLYELLLNNVCHVECEIPLAPGKSEFVTLSPRDITPVGFSEDEALVPFTSRSFQGYRLLFEYFSFPEKFLFIDIAGIGKLKRFEEKDTCILWIHLDRAAKKNMVVDRDTFCLNCTTTINLFSKIAEPVRVEHQRTEYMVIPDIRRQKAHEVHSIDRVTASLGGVSGKEVEFKPFYSIRHHLGEGEDMSRRAHWHMQRRWSGRHDDQGTDVFLSFVDLDFKPTDPESLVLTVHTTCTNRDMPALLPFGDQGGDFDLETAAPVLMTRCLLKPTPVRRPSLGGAMQWRLISHFALNYLSLVAGGVEALREILTLYDYDNSAATRQQIKGIMSIRSEHVTRRLGPSLCRGIRVTLELDEDKFVGAGIYLFASVLDRLLGQYVSVNSFSQLAVTTTKRKEILKEWPPRSGNRILL; this comes from the coding sequence ATGGACGACACCTTTCTTTCCTATTACGAGCAGGAGCTGACCTACATTCGGGAAATGGGGGCGGAATTCGCCAAAAAATACCCGAAGATCGCCGGCCGCCTGCTGCTGGAACCGGACAAGTCCGAAGATCCGCACACGGAAAGGCTCATCGAGGCCTTTGCCTTTATCTGCGGCCGTATCCACCAGAAAATCGACAATGATTTCCCCCAGATCACCGAATCCCTGCTGGGCATCATCTACCCCCACTATGTCAATCCCATTCCCTCCATGACGGTGGTGCAGTTCCAGCCGGTGATGCCGAACATTACGGAAACGGGCTATGAAATTCCCAAGAAGATCAAGCTGCTGTCAAAACCGGTGAAAGGGGTTCCCTGTCATTTCATCACCGGCATGCCGGTCACCATCTGGCCGGTTGAAATAACGGCGGCAGGTTTCAAGGACCCGGTGGAATTGAAAAACGAGGCCCAGCAGGCCATCCGCATTGAACTGAAGATTACCAACGGCTTTTCCCTGGCCGAACTCGAATGGCAGAGTCTGCGCTTCTTTCTCAACGGCCAGTCGCACCATATTTATCACCTCTATGAACTGCTGTTAAACAACGTCTGCCATGTGGAATGCGAGATACCGCTTGCTCCGGGAAAATCCGAGTTCGTCACCCTTTCCCCGCGCGACATCACCCCGGTCGGTTTTTCCGAGGACGAAGCGCTGGTCCCCTTCACCAGCCGCTCGTTCCAGGGATACCGGTTGCTGTTCGAGTATTTCAGCTTTCCGGAGAAATTCCTTTTCATCGATATCGCAGGCATCGGCAAGCTGAAACGGTTCGAGGAAAAGGACACCTGCATCCTCTGGATTCACCTGGACCGTGCCGCCAAAAAAAATATGGTGGTGGATCGCGACACCTTCTGCCTGAACTGCACGACCACCATCAACCTTTTCAGCAAAATCGCCGAACCGGTGCGGGTGGAGCATCAGCGCACCGAATACATGGTCATTCCCGACATCCGCAGGCAGAAGGCCCATGAAGTCCATTCCATTGACCGGGTCACCGCATCCCTCGGCGGCGTGTCGGGCAAGGAAGTCGAATTCAAGCCGTTCTACTCCATCCGGCACCATCTGGGCGAAGGGGAGGACATGAGCCGCCGGGCCCACTGGCACATGCAGCGGCGCTGGTCCGGACGGCACGACGATCAGGGCACCGATGTCTTTCTTTCCTTTGTTGATCTCGACTTCAAGCCCACTGACCCGGAAAGCCTGGTGCTCACCGTGCACACCACCTGCACCAACCGGGATATGCCGGCCCTGTTGCCGTTCGGCGATCAGGGCGGTGATTTTGATCTGGAAACCGCGGCCCCGGTTCTCATGACCCGCTGCCTGCTCAAACCGACTCCGGTGCGCCGCCCCAGCCTGGGAGGCGCCATGCAGTGGCGGCTTATTTCCCACTTCGCCTTGAACTACCTGTCCCTGGTGGCGGGCGGTGTTGAGGCGCTGCGCGAAATCCTCACCCTGTACGATTATGACAATTCAGCGGCAACAAGGCAGCAGATCAAGGGCATCATGTCAATCCGCTCGGAACATGTCACCCGTCGCCTCGGCCCGTCGCTGTGCCGCGGCATCAGGGTGACCCTGGAACTTGACGAGGATAAATTCGTCGGCGCCGGTATCTATCTGTTCGCCAGTGTGCTGGACCGGCTGCTCGGCCAATATGTGTCGGTCAACTCGTTCAGCCAGCTGGCCGTGACCACCACCAAACGCAAGGAGATATTAAAAGAGTGGCCCCCGCGAAGCGGCAACCGAATTCTTCTGTAA
- a CDS encoding ClpV1 family T6SS ATPase — protein MSGSNLKTLIGKLNSACRKSMESAAGLCLSHTHYDVELEHFLIKLLDIQDTDFQKILRYFEINESHLIGDLTRTIEEFKTGNARTPALSPRIPKMITEAWLVASLDFQAPTIRSGHILIALLSGDESARSLYAGSALFQKIAPATLKESFVDITAGSAEESEETAQAARTPSGAGPGVGVGVGKGQALAQYTVNLTDKAKRGEIDPVLGRDVEIRQMVDILIRRRQNNPILTGEAGVGKTAVVEGFALRIVEGDIPPPLRNVAIHTLDLGLLQAGAGIKGEFEERLKQVINEVKASPVPIILFIDEAHTLIGAGGTQGGDAANLLKPALARGELRTIAATTWAEYKKYFEKDAALARRFQVVKIEEPDEATALVMMRAIAPFVEKHHKVMITDQALRESVRLSHRYISGRQLPDKSVSVLDTACARVAIGLTTSPASVEAASRKIGQIEREKKILDKESLVGIDHGARLAELEEEKTTTQAELVALQARWGKEKEIADQILALRKELQDIFAQDPTDAQISDKQRALKECEARLKEAQQEEPLVQISVDANTISEVISGWTGIPTGRMLADEITTVMSLDALLGERVIGQKHGLAAIAQVIQTAHAGIEDPSKPTGVFMLVGPSGVGKTETALALADLLYGGEENIITINMSEYQEAHTVSSLKGSPPGYVGYGEGGVLTEAVRRKPYSVVLLDEVEKAHSDVMELFYQVFDKGTLEDGEGRRIDFKNTLIILTSNLGTDTIMKLCADEETCPTPEGLAETLRPELQNHFKPAFLGRLKVIPYYPLTDANLRLIVRLKLNKVAKRMLENRETTFIYSDEVIEAIAGRCTEVDSGARNIDHILNNTLLPELSRELLSRMAAAEQFSRVSVSVGEGGFVFAVE, from the coding sequence ATGAGCGGATCCAACCTCAAAACCCTGATCGGGAAACTCAACAGCGCCTGTCGCAAGTCCATGGAGTCCGCCGCCGGGCTCTGCCTTTCCCACACCCATTACGATGTGGAGCTGGAGCATTTCCTGATCAAGCTGCTCGACATCCAGGACACCGATTTCCAGAAAATTCTCCGGTACTTTGAAATCAATGAATCCCATCTGATCGGCGATCTGACCCGAACCATCGAGGAATTCAAGACCGGCAACGCCAGGACGCCGGCGCTCTCCCCGCGCATCCCGAAAATGATCACCGAGGCCTGGCTGGTGGCATCCCTGGATTTTCAGGCTCCGACTATCCGCTCGGGCCACATCCTGATCGCCCTGCTTTCCGGCGATGAAAGCGCCCGGTCACTGTATGCCGGATCGGCCCTGTTTCAGAAAATAGCGCCGGCGACCCTGAAGGAATCATTTGTCGATATCACCGCGGGCTCGGCGGAGGAAAGCGAGGAAACGGCCCAGGCAGCCCGCACGCCGTCCGGGGCGGGTCCCGGCGTCGGAGTCGGCGTGGGCAAGGGTCAGGCCCTGGCTCAGTACACCGTCAATCTGACCGACAAGGCCAAAAGAGGCGAGATCGATCCGGTGCTCGGCCGGGACGTCGAGATCCGGCAGATGGTGGATATCCTCATCCGCCGGCGGCAGAACAACCCCATCCTCACCGGCGAGGCCGGTGTCGGCAAGACGGCGGTGGTGGAAGGATTCGCCCTGCGTATCGTGGAGGGCGACATCCCGCCGCCGCTGCGCAATGTCGCCATCCACACCCTGGATCTCGGTTTGCTGCAGGCCGGTGCCGGCATCAAGGGCGAATTCGAGGAACGATTGAAACAGGTGATCAACGAGGTCAAGGCCTCGCCGGTGCCGATCATCCTCTTTATTGACGAGGCCCACACCCTGATCGGCGCGGGCGGCACCCAGGGCGGCGATGCGGCCAATCTCCTCAAGCCGGCGCTGGCCAGGGGCGAACTGCGCACCATTGCCGCCACCACCTGGGCGGAATACAAAAAATACTTTGAAAAAGACGCGGCCCTGGCCCGCCGTTTTCAAGTGGTCAAGATCGAGGAACCGGACGAGGCAACCGCCCTGGTCATGATGCGCGCCATTGCTCCCTTCGTGGAAAAACACCATAAGGTGATGATCACCGACCAGGCCCTGCGCGAGTCGGTCCGCCTCTCCCATCGCTACATCTCCGGCCGCCAGTTGCCTGACAAATCGGTCAGCGTGCTTGACACCGCCTGCGCCAGGGTGGCCATCGGGCTTACCACCAGCCCTGCCTCCGTCGAGGCGGCAAGCCGCAAAATCGGCCAGATCGAACGGGAAAAAAAGATCCTCGACAAGGAATCCCTGGTGGGCATTGACCACGGTGCCCGCCTGGCGGAACTGGAGGAGGAGAAAACAACGACCCAGGCCGAGCTTGTGGCGCTGCAGGCCAGATGGGGGAAGGAAAAAGAGATCGCCGACCAGATTCTTGCCCTGCGCAAGGAACTGCAGGATATTTTTGCCCAGGACCCGACCGACGCGCAAATCAGCGATAAACAGCGCGCCCTGAAGGAGTGCGAGGCACGCCTGAAGGAGGCCCAGCAGGAAGAGCCGCTGGTGCAGATCTCGGTGGATGCCAATACCATCTCCGAGGTCATCTCCGGCTGGACCGGCATTCCCACCGGTCGCATGCTGGCCGATGAAATCACCACGGTGATGAGTCTTGACGCCCTGCTCGGCGAACGGGTCATCGGCCAGAAACACGGCCTTGCCGCCATCGCCCAGGTCATCCAGACCGCCCATGCCGGCATCGAGGACCCGTCCAAGCCCACCGGGGTGTTCATGCTGGTGGGACCGAGCGGCGTCGGCAAGACGGAGACCGCCCTGGCGCTGGCCGATCTGCTCTATGGCGGGGAGGAAAACATCATCACCATCAATATGTCCGAATACCAGGAGGCCCATACGGTCTCCAGCCTCAAGGGTTCGCCTCCCGGTTATGTGGGCTACGGCGAGGGCGGCGTGCTGACCGAGGCGGTGCGCCGCAAACCATACAGCGTCGTGCTGCTGGACGAGGTGGAAAAGGCCCATTCCGATGTCATGGAGCTCTTCTACCAGGTATTTGACAAGGGAACCCTGGAGGACGGCGAAGGTCGTCGCATCGACTTCAAGAACACCCTGATCATCCTCACCTCCAATCTCGGCACCGACACCATCATGAAACTCTGCGCCGACGAGGAAACCTGCCCCACCCCCGAAGGGCTGGCGGAAACCCTGCGGCCGGAATTGCAGAATCACTTTAAACCCGCCTTTCTCGGGCGCTTGAAGGTCATCCCCTATTACCCCCTCACCGATGCCAACCTGCGCCTTATCGTCCGGCTGAAACTCAACAAGGTGGCAAAACGAATGCTGGAAAACCGGGAAACAACCTTCATCTACAGCGACGAGGTGATTGAAGCCATCGCCGGCCGCTGCACCGAGGTGGACAGCGGTGCCCGCAATATCGACCATATCCTCAACAACACCCTGCTGCCGGAACTGTCCAGGGAACTGCTGTCCCGCATGGCGGCGGCGGAACAGTTCAGCCGGGTCAGCGTCTCGGTGGGCGAGGGCGGTTTTGTTTTTGCGGTGGAGTAA